Proteins encoded within one genomic window of Amycolatopsis nigrescens CSC17Ta-90:
- a CDS encoding DUF742 domain-containing protein translates to MTGGRRERALVRPHVVTGGRAHPTRNTFDVVTVVVATREQLTGLSPEKRRLMELCRGGALSVAEVAAHLGLPTSVTKVLLSDLVDSGHIATHAAFPDADHPDLKLLKDVLDGLRALI, encoded by the coding sequence ATGACCGGCGGCAGGCGGGAACGGGCGCTGGTGCGGCCGCACGTGGTGACCGGCGGCCGCGCCCATCCCACCCGCAACACCTTCGACGTGGTCACCGTGGTGGTCGCCACCCGCGAGCAGCTCACCGGCCTGAGCCCGGAGAAGCGGCGCCTGATGGAGCTCTGCCGCGGCGGGGCGCTGTCGGTGGCCGAGGTCGCCGCGCACCTCGGCCTGCCCACCAGCGTCACCAAGGTGCTGCTCTCGGACCTCGTCGACTCCGGTCACATCGCCACGCACGCGGCCTTCCCCGACGCCGACCATCCCGACCTCAAGCTGCTGAAGGACGTGCTCGATGGCCTCCGTGCTCTCAT
- a CDS encoding roadblock/LC7 domain-containing protein: MTDPVRNRLGWMLDDAMKMPETRYAILLSADGLLMAHSQRISRDDADRNAAAMSGLQALARSTAEFCGETADSWQQTVSEFAGGYVFLVAAGPGAYLAVSATDKVDMEGVSSRLQELVQRLGKELTVPPRHTQDLGSPA; the protein is encoded by the coding sequence GTGACCGATCCGGTTCGTAACAGGCTGGGCTGGATGCTCGACGACGCCATGAAGATGCCGGAGACCCGGTACGCGATCCTGCTCTCCGCGGACGGCCTGCTGATGGCCCATTCGCAGCGGATCAGCAGGGACGACGCGGACCGCAACGCCGCGGCCATGTCCGGGCTGCAGGCGCTCGCCCGCAGCACTGCCGAGTTCTGCGGGGAGACCGCGGACTCCTGGCAGCAGACCGTGAGCGAGTTCGCCGGTGGTTACGTCTTCCTCGTCGCCGCGGGGCCCGGCGCGTATCTCGCGGTCTCCGCGACGGACAAGGTCGACATGGAGGGCGTCTCCTCCCGGCTGCAGGAGCTCGTTCAACGGCTGGGTAAGGAGCTGACCGTTCCGCCCCGCCACACCCAGGACCTCGGCAGCCCGGCATGA
- a CDS encoding ATP-binding protein yields MDQQALAVAFWFVLAALLLLLVLLLRQWRVTARLRTRSGAVEGELQARTEEDRHLVQARLPALVESLNHRPVEVPGPLREELAEVHRPVFDLVAESVQQTTSSVETSARATLKAMMRTVQNLANEQQLAISTMEERHDDPEVLADLLKIDHANSQLARRAQATAVLCGSWPGQQRSVSTLTDVVRGATSRIRDYRRVQIPAQADVAVISRAVEPVVLTVAELLDNGARHSQPSTSVEVNFGQAHNGIAIVIDDAGVGMTLEALQRAEWLLTGQGGHDINRLGDPPRIGFAVIGVLAARYGFTVSVDTRSPYGGVRAVVFLPNALLTRAVPPTETSPALTPPSPAPRPAVPAPADTPAQELERTPNGLPRRRRRQPALPNSEAGTPPPNRPVDRASTGLAAWQRGTRAGRESTPSPAAEGNTQ; encoded by the coding sequence ATGGATCAACAAGCCCTCGCGGTGGCGTTCTGGTTCGTGCTGGCCGCTTTGCTCCTGCTGCTCGTCCTGCTGTTGCGGCAATGGCGGGTGACCGCCCGGCTGCGTACCCGATCCGGTGCGGTGGAAGGGGAGTTGCAGGCCCGCACCGAGGAGGACCGCCATCTGGTGCAGGCCAGGCTGCCCGCGCTGGTGGAATCGCTGAACCACCGGCCGGTGGAGGTTCCCGGCCCGCTGCGCGAAGAGCTGGCCGAGGTGCATCGTCCGGTGTTCGACCTGGTCGCGGAGTCGGTGCAGCAGACCACCAGCAGCGTGGAAACCTCGGCGCGCGCCACCCTCAAGGCGATGATGCGCACCGTCCAGAACCTGGCCAACGAGCAGCAGTTGGCGATCTCGACCATGGAAGAGCGGCACGACGATCCCGAGGTGCTCGCGGACCTGCTGAAGATCGACCACGCGAACTCCCAACTGGCCCGTCGCGCGCAGGCGACCGCGGTGCTGTGCGGTTCATGGCCCGGCCAGCAGCGTTCGGTCTCCACCCTGACCGACGTGGTACGCGGTGCCACCTCACGGATCCGCGACTACCGGCGCGTGCAGATCCCCGCGCAGGCGGACGTCGCGGTGATCAGCCGCGCGGTCGAGCCGGTCGTGCTGACGGTGGCCGAGCTGCTGGACAACGGCGCGCGGCACTCGCAGCCGAGCACCTCGGTCGAGGTCAACTTCGGCCAGGCGCACAACGGAATCGCCATCGTGATCGACGACGCCGGCGTCGGCATGACCCTGGAAGCCCTGCAGCGCGCGGAATGGCTGCTGACCGGGCAGGGCGGGCACGACATCAACCGGCTCGGCGACCCGCCCCGGATCGGTTTCGCCGTGATCGGGGTGCTCGCCGCCAGATACGGGTTCACGGTCTCGGTGGACACGCGGTCGCCCTACGGCGGGGTGCGTGCCGTGGTGTTCCTGCCCAACGCGCTGCTCACCAGGGCCGTCCCGCCGACGGAGACCAGCCCCGCGCTCACCCCGCCCAGCCCGGCGCCCCGGCCCGCGGTGCCCGCCCCGGCCGATACTCCGGCGCAGGAGCTGGAACGCACACCCAACGGCCTGCCGAGGCGACGGCGCCGCCAGCCGGCTCTGCCCAACTCGGAAGCGGGCACGCCACCCCCGAACCGTCCGGTGGATCGGGCCAGCACCGGGTTGGCCGCCTGGCAGCGGGGCACCCGCGCCGGCCGCGAAAGCACCCCATCACCCGCCGCCGAAGGGAATACCCAGTGA
- a CDS encoding MarR family winged helix-turn-helix transcriptional regulator gives MDAGDEEERLGRLFLRLAKTAHKLQAHTVGDLGLTPAQARALSMLGRCQAPPRMAELAERLHVVPRAVTPVVDALEEAGLVRRRIDPGNRRSTLVELTADGTEMCRRVAEHRGRVAGELFAPLTDAQRRTLLELLDKVDQAQTVPSR, from the coding sequence GTGGACGCCGGTGATGAGGAAGAACGTCTTGGCAGGCTGTTCCTGCGGCTCGCCAAGACCGCGCACAAGCTGCAGGCGCACACCGTCGGCGACCTCGGGCTCACCCCCGCGCAGGCGCGGGCGTTGTCCATGCTCGGCCGCTGCCAGGCTCCGCCGCGGATGGCCGAGCTGGCCGAACGGCTGCACGTGGTGCCGAGGGCGGTGACCCCGGTGGTCGACGCGCTGGAGGAGGCCGGGCTGGTGCGGCGGCGGATCGATCCGGGGAACCGGCGGTCCACGCTGGTGGAGCTGACCGCGGACGGCACCGAGATGTGCCGCCGGGTGGCCGAGCACCGGGGGCGGGTGGCGGGCGAGCTGTTCGCACCGCTCACCGACGCGCAGCGGCGCACCCTGCTCGAGCTGCTGGACAAGGTCGACCAGGCGCAGACGGTTCCGTCAAGGTAG
- a CDS encoding ABC transporter ATP-binding protein: MSSAEQPEQQPAQLRRILGLFRPHRAKLLAVALLVGVSSLVSVASPFLLREVLDVAIPQQRLGLLALLVLGMIGVAVATSVFNVGQTYLSTKVGQSVMHDLRSAVYARLQRMSLAFFTRTRTGEIQSRIANDIGNMQATVTSTATSLVSNLTTVLATVAAMLALDWRLTVVSLLLLPVFVLVSRRVGQERKRITASRQGQLARMSAGVQESLSVSGILLGRTMGRANSLTDTFTAESSTLAELEVRSSMAGRWRMSSIQIVMTALPALIYWAAGLSSAAGAEMISLGTLVAFVTLQQALFRPTLSLLSTGVDMQSSLALFARIFEYLDLPVDIDEPARPVRLPAVKGEVTFSDVEFGYYPAHPTLAGIDLDVPAGTSLAVVGETGAGKTTLSYLVPRLYDVTAGQVRIDGVDVRELSFDTLADAVGVVSQETYLLHATVAENLRFAKPDATGEELVEAAKAAQIHEHITALPDGYETLVGERGYRFSGGEKQRLAVARTILRDPPILILDEATSALDTQTEQALQQALTTLSAGRTTITIAHRLSTVRDADQIVVLDHGEIAERGTHDELIAAGGRYAALVDRDGRLAAA, from the coding sequence GTGTCATCCGCTGAACAGCCCGAACAACAACCCGCCCAGCTGCGCCGCATCCTGGGCCTCTTCCGTCCGCACCGGGCCAAGCTGCTCGCCGTCGCTTTGCTGGTCGGCGTGTCGTCCCTGGTGTCGGTGGCCTCGCCGTTCCTGCTCCGCGAGGTGCTCGACGTCGCCATCCCGCAGCAGCGCCTCGGCCTGCTCGCCCTGCTGGTGCTGGGCATGATCGGGGTGGCGGTGGCCACCAGCGTGTTCAACGTCGGGCAGACCTACCTGTCCACCAAGGTCGGCCAGAGCGTCATGCACGACCTGCGCTCGGCGGTCTACGCCCGGCTGCAACGCATGTCGCTGGCCTTCTTCACCCGTACCCGCACCGGCGAGATCCAGTCCCGCATCGCCAATGACATCGGCAACATGCAGGCCACCGTGACCTCGACCGCCACCTCGCTGGTCTCCAACCTGACCACGGTGCTCGCCACCGTGGCCGCGATGCTCGCGCTGGACTGGCGCCTGACGGTGGTGTCGCTGCTCCTGCTGCCGGTGTTCGTCCTGGTCAGCAGGCGGGTCGGGCAGGAGCGCAAGAGGATCACCGCGAGCCGCCAGGGCCAGCTCGCCAGGATGTCCGCCGGGGTACAGGAGTCGCTGTCGGTCAGCGGAATCCTGCTGGGACGCACGATGGGCAGGGCGAACTCGCTCACCGACACCTTCACCGCCGAGTCCTCCACACTGGCCGAGCTCGAAGTCCGCTCCAGCATGGCGGGGCGGTGGCGGATGTCGAGCATCCAGATCGTGATGACCGCGCTGCCCGCGCTGATCTACTGGGCGGCCGGGCTCAGCAGCGCCGCCGGCGCCGAGATGATCTCGTTGGGCACCCTGGTCGCCTTCGTCACCCTGCAGCAGGCCCTGTTCCGACCGACGCTGTCCCTGCTGTCCACCGGCGTGGACATGCAGAGCTCGCTGGCCCTGTTCGCGCGCATCTTCGAATATCTCGACCTGCCGGTGGACATCGACGAACCGGCAAGGCCGGTCCGGCTGCCCGCGGTCAAGGGCGAAGTCACCTTCAGCGACGTCGAATTCGGGTACTACCCCGCCCACCCCACCCTCGCCGGCATCGACCTGGACGTGCCGGCCGGCACCAGCCTCGCGGTGGTGGGTGAGACCGGGGCCGGCAAGACGACCCTGAGCTACCTGGTGCCCCGGCTCTACGACGTCACCGCCGGACAGGTCCGCATCGACGGGGTCGACGTGCGCGAGCTCAGCTTCGACACCCTGGCCGACGCGGTCGGCGTGGTCTCCCAGGAGACCTACCTGCTGCACGCCACGGTGGCCGAAAACCTGCGGTTCGCCAAACCGGACGCCACCGGCGAAGAGCTCGTCGAGGCCGCGAAGGCGGCGCAGATCCACGAGCACATCACCGCACTGCCGGACGGTTACGAAACCCTCGTCGGCGAGCGCGGCTACCGGTTCTCCGGCGGGGAGAAGCAGCGGCTCGCGGTCGCCCGCACGATCCTGCGCGACCCGCCGATCCTGATCCTGGACGAGGCGACCAGCGCGCTGGACACCCAGACCGAGCAGGCCCTCCAGCAGGCGCTGACCACGTTGTCCGCCGGCCGGACCACGATCACCATCGCGCACCGGCTGTCCACCGTGCGCGACGCCGACCAGATCGTGGTGCTCGACCACGGGGAGATCGCCGAACGCGGCACCCACGACGAGCTCATCGCCGCCGGAGGGCGGTACGCGGCGCTGGTCGACCGCGACGGCAGGCTGGCCGCTGCCTGA
- a CDS encoding MFS transporter, with the protein MTPSSPAPRGPAILRDVAFLRLWSGNTASGLATWALPFVLGLAVLDRSLTAAGLGLVLAARTIGFLAAVPISGVIADRYSRRKVVLWAGLTAAAAAPALALGLGRSVPLMAVAAVVTGAGQGACRPAFQALTAEIVAPARRQQANAAMTLAVRVTVLVAPALTALLATVLDTGALLVGIGLLWLAAALVPPPGAPGGAGESARVGFFAEFAEGLREARRHPWFFAGLGALTTVIATGYSATGVALPLVSRDRYGSEAVLAGATTAFVAGALAGALLIARWRPRSQGWAALAGLACYGVAPLSLLLPVHPAVVAVAYAVAGIGIELFNVPWFTAIQREVEPAKLARVSSLDFLFSYGLAPLGLAFIAPAIDAFGAPAVLGACAVLCFLAPAAAALAPGTRHLRRAHPVS; encoded by the coding sequence GTGACACCGTCCTCGCCCGCCCCGCGCGGGCCCGCCATCCTGCGCGACGTGGCGTTCCTCCGGCTCTGGTCCGGCAACACCGCTTCCGGGCTGGCCACCTGGGCGCTGCCGTTCGTGCTCGGGCTGGCGGTGCTCGACCGCTCGCTCACCGCGGCCGGCCTCGGCCTCGTGCTCGCCGCCCGCACCATTGGGTTCCTGGCCGCGGTGCCGATCAGCGGGGTGATCGCCGACCGCTACTCCCGCCGGAAGGTGGTGCTCTGGGCCGGGCTGACCGCCGCGGCCGCGGCGCCGGCGCTCGCGCTGGGGCTCGGCCGGTCGGTGCCGCTGATGGCCGTCGCGGCCGTGGTGACCGGCGCCGGCCAGGGCGCCTGCCGTCCCGCATTCCAGGCGCTCACCGCCGAGATCGTCGCCCCGGCCCGGCGGCAGCAGGCCAACGCCGCGATGACGCTGGCCGTGCGGGTCACCGTCCTGGTCGCGCCGGCGCTGACCGCGCTGCTGGCCACCGTGCTCGACACCGGCGCGCTGCTGGTCGGCATCGGCCTGCTCTGGCTCGCCGCCGCGCTGGTCCCGCCGCCGGGGGCGCCGGGCGGAGCCGGGGAATCCGCCCGTGTCGGTTTTTTCGCCGAGTTCGCCGAAGGGCTCCGTGAAGCACGCCGTCACCCCTGGTTCTTCGCCGGTCTCGGTGCGCTGACCACCGTGATCGCCACCGGCTACTCCGCGACCGGGGTGGCGCTGCCGCTGGTCAGCCGGGACCGTTACGGCAGCGAGGCCGTGCTGGCCGGCGCGACCACCGCCTTCGTCGCCGGCGCGCTCGCCGGCGCCCTGCTGATCGCCCGCTGGCGCCCCCGCTCCCAGGGCTGGGCCGCGCTGGCCGGCCTGGCCTGCTACGGCGTCGCCCCGCTCAGCTTGCTGCTGCCGGTGCACCCGGCCGTGGTCGCGGTCGCCTACGCGGTGGCCGGCATCGGCATCGAACTGTTCAACGTGCCCTGGTTCACCGCGATCCAGCGCGAGGTGGAGCCGGCCAAGCTGGCCCGAGTGTCCTCTTTGGACTTCCTGTTCTCCTACGGGCTCGCGCCGCTCGGGCTCGCCTTCATCGCACCCGCCATCGACGCCTTCGGCGCACCGGCGGTACTCGGCGCCTGTGCCGTGCTCTGCTTCCTCGCCCCGGCCGCGGCCGCACTCGCACCCGGCACCCGCCACCTGCGCCGGGCGCACCCGGTCAGTTGA
- a CDS encoding maleylpyruvate isomerase N-terminal domain-containing protein: MTIFGPAIDLRPEFPRERAALLDLLAALTDQDWTRPTVCPGWTVKDITAHILNDYLRRISGSRDGHPGARFVNDETLPDYLARTNEEFVRASRQCSPRVLIDLLTHLGPQLDELWSRKVLDEPADLGVSWADPEQVSPTWLDIARDYTEFWVHQQQIRDAVARRGADEPRLFGPVVDTFLRALPHALRTETRPAGTGLSFEVTGPAGGIWSAVRSEDRWRLALGTVESPAARITMDQDVLWRLASRGIGVEQARQRAELRGDPGLCAAATTLLAIVW, translated from the coding sequence ATGACGATATTCGGACCGGCGATCGACTTGCGGCCCGAGTTCCCCAGGGAGCGCGCGGCATTGCTGGACCTGCTCGCCGCGCTGACCGACCAGGACTGGACGAGGCCGACGGTCTGTCCAGGTTGGACGGTCAAGGACATCACCGCGCACATCCTCAACGACTACCTGCGCCGAATCTCCGGCAGCCGGGACGGGCACCCGGGCGCGCGGTTCGTCAACGACGAAACCCTGCCCGACTATCTGGCCCGTACCAACGAGGAGTTCGTGCGGGCGAGCCGGCAGTGCAGCCCGCGGGTGCTGATCGACCTGCTGACCCACCTCGGCCCGCAACTCGACGAGTTGTGGTCGCGCAAGGTGCTGGACGAGCCCGCCGACCTCGGCGTCTCCTGGGCGGATCCCGAGCAGGTCAGCCCCACCTGGCTGGACATCGCCCGCGACTACACCGAGTTCTGGGTGCACCAGCAGCAGATCCGCGACGCGGTGGCCCGTCGGGGCGCGGACGAGCCACGACTGTTCGGCCCGGTGGTGGACACCTTCCTGCGCGCACTGCCGCACGCGCTGCGCACCGAGACGCGGCCGGCGGGCACCGGCCTGAGCTTTGAGGTCACCGGGCCCGCGGGCGGAATCTGGTCCGCCGTCCGTTCCGAAGACCGGTGGCGGCTCGCGCTGGGCACGGTCGAGTCGCCCGCGGCGCGGATCACCATGGACCAGGACGTGCTCTGGCGGCTGGCCAGCCGCGGGATCGGCGTCGAGCAGGCGCGGCAACGCGCCGAACTGCGGGGCGACCCCGGCCTGTGCGCGGCGGCGACCACCCTGCTCGCCATCGTGTGGTGA
- a CDS encoding ferredoxin, which produces MRIEIDRESCIGAGMCALTAPDVFDQDDDDGQVVVLQPTPPADAEDQVREAVELCPASVIRVAGG; this is translated from the coding sequence ATGCGTATCGAGATCGACCGCGAGAGCTGCATCGGCGCCGGCATGTGCGCGCTCACCGCGCCGGACGTGTTCGACCAGGACGACGATGACGGCCAGGTGGTGGTGCTGCAGCCGACGCCCCCGGCGGATGCCGAGGACCAGGTGCGCGAGGCCGTGGAACTGTGTCCCGCCAGCGTGATCAGGGTGGCCGGCGGCTGA
- a CDS encoding HalD/BesD family halogenase, with protein sequence MTEARVVEARTVEQVVDTDRYPLAEPDGAAWREVVSRTRRELHEVGCSVLPNFIRAAQCDVLQQECAEIAPLAHYDVEVVNVYNIATDSTLPAGHPGRTTMERGNAFVARDRIPERFIIHQLYTSELFRHFIARCFELPRIHELADPLAGLCLNVVSPGMSHPWHFDKNEYTVSMLTQESEGGGIFEYRPNIRSAQAENFEDVQAVLTGQDEHLTRRLSLRPGDLQLFKGRYSLHRVTPVRGETARHSAIFAYSERPGVIGSVARTKQLFGRVLPEHLAAEGHAVRADQLLD encoded by the coding sequence ATGACAGAAGCTCGGGTAGTTGAAGCTCGGACGGTTGAACAGGTGGTCGACACCGATCGGTACCCACTGGCCGAACCGGATGGCGCCGCCTGGCGGGAAGTGGTTTCCCGCACCCGGCGCGAACTGCACGAAGTGGGCTGCAGCGTATTACCCAATTTTATTCGCGCCGCCCAGTGCGACGTATTGCAACAGGAATGCGCTGAAATCGCCCCGCTGGCACATTATGACGTCGAAGTGGTCAATGTCTACAACATCGCCACGGATTCCACCCTCCCGGCCGGTCATCCAGGCCGGACCACCATGGAGCGCGGTAACGCCTTCGTCGCCCGTGACCGCATCCCGGAACGGTTCATCATTCACCAGCTCTACACCAGCGAACTGTTCCGGCATTTCATCGCCCGCTGTTTCGAACTGCCCCGGATTCACGAGCTCGCGGACCCGCTGGCCGGACTCTGCCTCAATGTCGTCTCCCCCGGTATGTCGCATCCGTGGCACTTCGACAAGAACGAGTACACGGTGAGCATGCTGACGCAGGAGTCCGAAGGCGGTGGCATCTTCGAGTACCGGCCGAACATCAGGTCGGCGCAGGCGGAGAACTTCGAAGACGTGCAGGCCGTGCTGACCGGCCAGGACGAGCACCTGACCCGCCGGCTTTCGCTGCGACCCGGCGATCTCCAGCTCTTCAAGGGCCGCTACTCGCTGCACCGGGTGACCCCCGTGCGGGGCGAGACGGCCCGCCATTCGGCGATCTTCGCCTATAGCGAACGCCCCGGAGTCATCGGTAGCGTGGCGCGGACGAAACAGCTCTTCGGCCGCGTGCTGCCCGAACACCTGGCCGCGGAAGGGCACGCCGTGCGGGCCGACCAACTGCTGGACTAG
- a CDS encoding choline/carnitine O-acyltransferase: MKLNSSEDLSTRTFGNEDRLPRVPLPSLEDSCERFVEWCAPLLTADELAETEAAVASFLRPGGDGRKLHAALERYDAEDGVRSWLDTFWPARYLGRRDRIALNANFFFLFSESDRPQVERAAGLIAAGVNYKLLLDQELIPPIVQRGQPLSMEQNKFLFSATRIPGAVQDTVRAPYSEEWPGPSPARHIVVFAGGNLFRLDVLGPDGHPHTLEDLAAGLSAIKKAGATRAAREEAVGHLTTKARAEWAASRQALLALDPGNAAALETVESALFCVCLEDFTPRDTQEACDQLLHGDSGNRWFDKAVSLIVFEDGTAGINVEHCGLDGTTILSFVDALLGTPAEEQSARSGASSQGLPVVEPVEFVLDDELRADVLAASESFAAYAAGTGTSTVSFEDFGGNRAKQLRMSPDAFAQLAYQLAHKRSKGLTGATYESIATRQYQNGRTEAMRVVTPEVLRFVAAMDDENADAETRRAAFRAAAEKHVARAKACQAGQVPEQHLWELQLIQQRRGAELGVTEPLALYETPGWLKMRDDYLSTSSAPSTNIRYFGFGSTSSQCIGVAYVLLPDRLNIYLSTPLAVADEMHAFAGKLREAITELQDLLASE, translated from the coding sequence ATGAAATTGAACAGCAGCGAGGACCTGTCCACCCGTACCTTCGGCAATGAGGACCGCCTGCCGCGTGTGCCCTTGCCCAGCCTGGAGGACAGCTGCGAAAGATTCGTCGAGTGGTGCGCACCGCTGCTGACCGCGGACGAGCTGGCGGAGACCGAGGCCGCGGTGGCGTCGTTCCTGCGGCCCGGCGGCGACGGCCGCAAGCTGCACGCGGCGCTCGAGCGGTACGACGCGGAAGACGGCGTGCGCAGCTGGCTGGACACCTTCTGGCCGGCCCGGTACCTCGGCCGCCGCGACCGCATCGCGCTGAACGCGAACTTCTTCTTCCTGTTCTCCGAATCGGACCGGCCGCAGGTGGAGCGGGCGGCCGGGCTGATCGCCGCGGGCGTCAACTACAAGCTGCTGCTCGACCAGGAGCTCATTCCGCCGATCGTGCAGCGCGGGCAGCCGCTTTCGATGGAGCAGAACAAGTTCCTGTTCTCCGCCACCCGGATACCCGGCGCCGTCCAGGACACCGTGCGCGCGCCCTACAGCGAGGAATGGCCGGGACCGTCCCCGGCCAGGCACATCGTGGTGTTCGCCGGCGGGAACCTGTTCCGGCTCGACGTGCTCGGGCCGGACGGGCACCCGCACACGCTGGAGGACCTCGCCGCCGGGCTGAGCGCGATCAAGAAAGCGGGCGCCACCCGGGCCGCGCGGGAGGAGGCCGTCGGCCACCTCACCACCAAGGCCAGGGCCGAGTGGGCGGCCAGCAGGCAGGCGCTGCTCGCACTCGACCCCGGCAACGCGGCGGCGCTGGAAACCGTGGAGAGCGCGCTGTTCTGTGTCTGCCTGGAGGACTTCACGCCCCGGGACACCCAGGAGGCGTGCGACCAGCTGCTGCACGGTGACAGCGGCAACCGCTGGTTCGACAAGGCGGTGTCCCTGATCGTCTTCGAGGACGGCACGGCCGGCATCAACGTGGAGCACTGCGGCCTGGACGGCACCACGATACTCAGCTTCGTGGACGCACTGCTGGGCACGCCGGCCGAGGAGCAGTCGGCGCGCTCGGGCGCCAGCTCGCAGGGCCTGCCCGTGGTCGAGCCGGTCGAGTTCGTGCTCGACGACGAGCTGCGGGCCGACGTCCTGGCGGCCTCCGAGTCGTTCGCGGCGTACGCGGCGGGCACCGGCACGTCCACCGTGTCGTTCGAGGACTTCGGCGGGAACCGGGCCAAGCAGCTGCGGATGTCGCCGGACGCCTTCGCGCAGCTGGCCTACCAGCTCGCGCACAAGCGCAGCAAGGGCCTCACCGGCGCGACCTACGAGTCGATCGCCACCAGGCAGTACCAGAACGGGCGCACCGAAGCCATGCGCGTGGTCACGCCCGAAGTGCTGCGGTTCGTGGCCGCGATGGACGACGAGAACGCGGATGCGGAGACCCGCCGGGCCGCGTTCCGGGCGGCGGCCGAGAAGCATGTGGCGCGGGCGAAGGCGTGCCAGGCGGGACAGGTACCCGAGCAGCACCTGTGGGAGCTGCAGCTGATCCAGCAGCGGCGCGGTGCCGAACTGGGCGTGACCGAGCCGCTCGCCCTGTACGAGACCCCGGGCTGGCTCAAGATGCGGGACGATTACCTGAGCACCAGCTCCGCGCCGTCCACCAACATCCGGTACTTCGGTTTCGGCTCGACCAGCAGCCAGTGCATCGGTGTCGCCTATGTACTGCTGCCCGATCGGCTGAACATCTACCTGAGCACCCCGCTCGCGGTGGCCGACGAGATGCACGCCTTCGCCGGCAAGCTCCGGGAAGCGATCACCGAACTCCAGGACCTGCTCGCCTCCGAATAG
- a CDS encoding helix-turn-helix domain-containing protein — translation MASSAETPRARLLGAKLRHARVARNLTTRQLGDLLGKDSSYVSRRETGKIVATETEVATILGALGVIGDERERLLELARAARDPNWLAPGVGKQLAVLMEYERTADAVTNVQPSLVPGPLQTPDYARSLMISGGATEDSADSAEARRSGRRDVLNRVKYFAIMGEQAVRYPACPPEVAKRQLRQLLEYAEADNITIQVVRQTIGYSHLAEGAFVLIESSTARPVVHLERYRSSTMLTDSRDVRDYQTAAATLRRDAMSPDSTTRLIAKIADEMERKQ, via the coding sequence ATGGCCAGCAGCGCTGAGACACCCCGCGCCCGACTCTTGGGTGCGAAACTTCGTCACGCCCGAGTGGCTCGCAACCTCACGACCAGGCAGCTTGGTGATCTACTCGGCAAAGACAGCTCATATGTGAGCCGTCGTGAAACCGGCAAGATCGTGGCTACCGAGACCGAGGTCGCAACAATCCTTGGCGCTCTTGGGGTAATCGGCGACGAACGAGAACGCCTACTCGAACTTGCTCGTGCTGCCCGAGATCCGAATTGGCTCGCACCCGGTGTGGGCAAACAACTAGCGGTACTGATGGAGTACGAGCGAACCGCCGACGCTGTGACCAATGTGCAGCCAAGTCTGGTTCCCGGCCCGCTGCAGACCCCGGACTACGCCCGTTCGCTGATGATCAGCGGTGGCGCCACAGAGGACAGTGCCGACTCCGCCGAGGCCCGGCGATCAGGCCGTCGCGATGTACTCAACCGGGTCAAGTATTTCGCGATCATGGGAGAGCAGGCAGTCCGATACCCGGCATGCCCACCAGAAGTCGCAAAACGTCAACTGCGTCAACTACTCGAATACGCCGAAGCAGACAACATCACCATCCAAGTTGTCCGGCAGACCATCGGCTACAGCCACCTTGCCGAAGGCGCCTTCGTGCTGATCGAGTCCAGCACGGCTCGCCCAGTCGTGCACCTGGAGAGGTATCGATCGAGCACGATGCTTACCGACTCCCGGGATGTACGGGACTACCAGACCGCGGCGGCCACACTCCGCCGTGATGCGATGAGCCCTGATTCCACAACGAGGCTCATCGCGAAGATTGCAGATGAGATGGAGCGTAAACAATGA
- a CDS encoding DUF397 domain-containing protein — protein MIEDRWRKSSYSGSDTKEGECVEVRLGADQVAVRDTKHRDAGHLTVPAPAWSAFLEQVSRER, from the coding sequence ATGATCGAAGACCGCTGGCGAAAATCAAGCTACAGCGGATCAGATACCAAGGAAGGCGAGTGCGTCGAGGTGCGCCTCGGCGCCGACCAGGTCGCCGTCCGGGACACGAAGCACCGGGACGCCGGGCACCTCACCGTGCCGGCACCGGCGTGGTCCGCCTTCCTGGAACAGGTCAGCCGCGAACGCTGA